In a single window of the Nicotiana tomentosiformis chromosome 8, ASM39032v3, whole genome shotgun sequence genome:
- the LOC104091564 gene encoding uncharacterized protein, with product MDALWNLEDKWKLSTQESVAFLVCTCSLVIGVCIVTAFIKRRAANRRKGLVSQEPCMDIEWSEPKLLSLSSTTVKKVLKSSVRWSSASKWEEKRSRSHTERISPLLVAEDQLEGDSYRWQSHNSDSPVWQRPVLMGEKCQTKSVTPLSVVGGQLEGDSCRWHSDSSNSSVWQRSVLMGEKLERVSPLHVVVGQLEGDSDRYQSHNSISHVWQGPILMGDKCQTEKVSSLPVAGGQLEGDSFRWQSHNSNSHVWQRPILMGEKCELPRFSGLILYDERGRPVHHVDNDQFSGYQEKADAVGRTTLRDLF from the exons ATGGATGCTTTATGGAATTTGGAAGACAAATGGAAACTGTCAACTCAAGAATCTGTTGCATTTTTAGTTTGCACTTGTTCTTTAGTCATTGGAGTTTGCATAGTTACTGCTTTTATCAAAAGAAGGGCAGCAAATAGGAGAAAAGGGTTAGTAAGTCAAGAACCATGCATGGATATAGAATGGTCCGAGCCAAAGTTACTGAGTTTGAGTAGTACTACTGTGAAAAAGGTGTTGAAGAGCTCGGTACGGTGGAGCAGCGCGAGCAAGTGGGAGGAGAAAAGAAGCAGGAGTCATACGGAGAGAATTTCTCCGTTGCTTGTTGCTGAAGATCAACTTGAAGGCGATTCTTACAGATGGCAAAGCCATAATTCGGATTCGCCTGTGTGGCAAAGGCCTGTACTTATGGGTGAAAAGTGTCAGACGAAGAGTGTTACTCCGTTATCTGTTGTTGGAGGTCAACTTGAAGGTGATTCTTGCCGGTGGCATAGCGACAGTTCGAATTCGTCTGTGTGGCAAAGGTCTGTACTTATGGGCGAAAAGTTGGAGAGAGTTTCCCCGTTGCACGTTGTTGTAGGTCAACTTGAAGGCGATTCTGACCGATATCAGAGCCACAATTCCATTTCACATGTGTGGCAAGGGCCTATACTTATGGGTGACAAGTGTCAGACGGAGAAAGTTTCTTCATTACCTGTTGCTGGAGGTCAACTTGAAGGCGATTCTTTTCGTTGGCAGAGCCACAATTCGAACTCGCATGTGTGGCAAAGGCCTATACTAATGGGAGAAAAGTGTGAGCTTCCAAGATTCAGTGGGCTCATCCTCTATGATGAAAGAGGAAGGCCAGTGCATCATGTTGACAATGATCAATTCAGCGGTTATCAG GAAAAAGCAGACGCTGTTGGGAGAACTACCCTTAGGGACTTGTTTTGA
- the LOC138896833 gene encoding uncharacterized protein: MEEAPPAVKKLLEAWLANTLTGILNKPTQEAVRENARTCIAPATTKQYGLPPSVTGITHNINNAGNDTFTTILTKMEEMENENKMLRDQMREHQERVDKIPGAPKLLPKRDASRFVEQPYSDEVAPHAIPKSFKMPPYLKIYDGTTDPEDHVTHYVTALKGNDLAKEQVSSILLKKFGETLTRGAVTWYSQLPARSIETFEEMADKFVIAYAGAKKAEARVNDIFAIKQSPGEGLRDFLARFNRVRMTLPNVSEGIAVAAFQNGLNRNGSRATRKDLAAPRSNRERHQLYVRSSIKLLALHEEGPSRPRIGTHQNERGMPPLLSAHNFCVSPSEIVYSLEKLGPKVKWPQKMRSDSSTRKSDALYEFHQERGHKTEDCIALRQEVLNMLHQGHLKELLSDRGRTHFSRGREQHQGALKLPSPTRTIQMIIGGGDDISINSINFATTHKLKHSISHERYDELEESIIFDKSDTHDLVFPHYDALVITLRILDTDVRRNMVDDGSGAYIIHPRVLAQIKLEDKIVLRCITLIGFNNAVERTSGEITLPILAGGIILKITFHIMDRDTAYNAIIGRPWIHAMRAIPSNLY; encoded by the coding sequence ATGGAAGAAGCGCCACCAGCAGTGAAGAAGCTACTCGAAGCTTGGCTGGCAAATACGTTGACCGGCATCCTCAACAAGCCCACTCAAGAGGCAGTTAGAGAAAATGCAAGGACTTGCATTGCACCAGCAACGACCAAGCAGTACGGTCTTCCCCCTTCAGTAACAGGTATCACTCACAATATTAATAATGCAGGTAATGACACCTTCACGACCATTCTGacaaaaatggaagaaatggaaaatgaaaacaaaatgcttcgggatcaaatgagagaacaccaagaaagaGTCGACAAAATACCGGGTGCCCCAAAACTCTTGCCAAAAAGAGACGCTAGTCGGTTCGTCGAGCAACCCTACAGTGATGAAGtcgccccacatgccatacccaaGTCGTTCAAGATGCCACCTTATCTGAAAATTTATGACGGTACGACTGACCCCGAAGATCATGTAACTCACTATGTCACTGCGTTAAAGGGCAATgatctcgccaaagaacaagtctcctccatcttgttgaaaaagttcggcgaGACCCTTACCAGAGGAGCAGTGACTTGGTATTCACAGCTGCCCGCGCGCTCCATTGAAACATTCGAAGAGATGGCCGACAAGTTCGTGATAGCCTATGCTGGGGCTAAAAAGGCGGAGGCAAGAGTAAACGATATATTTGCCATCAAACAATCACCCggagagggattgagggacttcctcgctcGTTTCAATAGAGTAAGGATGACCTTACCGAATGTATCGGAAGGAATAGCTGTAGCAGCTTTCCAGAACGGGCTGAACAGGAATGGCTCGAGGGCGACCAGAAAAGATCTTGCAGCTCCACGATCCAACCGAGAAAGGCATCAGCTATATGTCAGAAGCTCCATCAAGCTCCTCGCCCTCCACGAAGAGGGGCCATCTAGACCAAGGATAGGGACTCACCAgaacgagagaggtatgccccctttactatccgctcacaatttttgtgtgtcaccctCAGAAATAGTCTATTcattggagaagctcggaccaaaagtaaagtggccacaaaagatgaggtcagatTCAAGCACTAGAAAATCAGACGCCCTCTACGAGTTTCACCAAGAGCGAGGTCACAAAACTGAGGACTGCATCGCCCTAAGACAGGAGGTCTTGAACATGCTTCAtcaaggacacctcaaagaattaTTGAGCGACCGAGGAAGGACCCACTTTTCCCGAGGACGTGAACAACATCAAGGAGCACTGAAATTGCCCTCACCGACTCGCACCATTCAAATGATCATCGGGGGCGGCGATGACATTTCGATCAACAGCATAAATTTCgccacaacccacaagctcaaacatTCAATCTCTCATgaacggtatgatgaactcgaagaaagtatcatctttgataagtcagatacccacgatttggttttccctcactatgatgcccttgttatcactttacgaaTATTAGATACAGATGTAAGACGCAATATGGTGGACGATGGGAGCGGCGCGTAcattatccatcctcgagtacttgcacaaataaaactcgaggataagatagtactGCGCTGCATCACGCTAataggttttaacaatgcagttgaacgaacATCCGGGGAAATCACACTCCCCATCCTAGCCGGCGGCATCATTCTGAAAatcacattccacatcatggaccggGATACGGcgtacaacgccataataggTCGACCTTGGATACACGCCATGAGGGCTATCCCTTCAAACTTGTACTAA